A genomic segment from Leopardus geoffroyi isolate Oge1 chromosome A2, O.geoffroyi_Oge1_pat1.0, whole genome shotgun sequence encodes:
- the FKBP14 gene encoding peptidyl-prolyl cis-trans isomerase FKBP14 isoform X2 gives MRLFLWNAVLTLLVTSLSGALIPEPEVKIEVLQKPFICHRKTKGGDLMLVHYEGYLEKDGSLFHSTHKHNNGQPIWFTLGILEALKGWDQGLKGMCVGEKRKLTIPPALGYGKEGKGKIPPESTLIFNIDLLEIRNGPRSHESFQEMDLNDDWKLSKDEPCLCCLQLLAPG, from the exons ATGAGGCTTTTTTTGTGGAACGCGGTGCTGACGTTGTTGGTCACTTCTTTGAGTGGGGCTCTGATCCCTGAACCAGAAGTGAAGATTGAGGTGCTCCAGAAGCCGTTCATCTGCCATCGCAAGACCAAAGGGGGAGATTTGATGTTGGTCCACTATGAAGGCTACTTAGAAAAGGATGGCTCCTTATTTCACTCCAC TCACAAACATAACAATGGTCAGCCCATTTGGTTTACCTTGGGCATCCTGGAGGCTCTCAAAGGTTGGGACCAGGGCTTAAAGGGAATGTGtgtaggagagaagagaaagctcaccattcctcctgccctgggctatggaaaagaaggaaaag GTAAAATTCCCCCAGAGAGTACACTGATATTCAACATTGATCTCTTGGAGATTCGAAATGGACCAAGATCCCATGAGTCATTCCAAGAAATGGATCTTAATGATGACTGGAAACTCTCTAAAGATGAG